The Niallia alba genome includes a window with the following:
- the murQ gene encoding N-acetylmuramic acid 6-phosphate etherase, which yields MKKQRTTENGNEKSRKLDEWNSLEIVRFMNQEDAGIANAVKEALPTISLAVDGIVNRWKQGGRVFVVGAGTSGRLGIVDAVELGPTFSIEQDRWNGILAGGYDAMWTSLEETEDDEQLIQATLEKADFSATDVIIGVTASGSTPFVLSAIHYGKERNGLTIGISNNESTQLSSICDYGIEAITGAEVIRGSTRLKAGTAQKMVLNMLSTASMVKLGKVYSNEMVDMKLINKKLVQRAVQTLINATSISEAEAIKVLKENNHDLKVSIFRVLTGGTIEDAIQSLRKADGHIKRAVQLYFQKNE from the coding sequence ATGAAAAAACAGAGAACAACAGAAAATGGTAATGAAAAAAGCAGGAAGTTAGATGAATGGAATTCATTAGAAATAGTCCGATTTATGAACCAAGAAGATGCAGGAATCGCAAATGCGGTAAAAGAGGCATTACCAACCATTTCCTTAGCCGTTGATGGCATTGTCAACCGATGGAAACAGGGCGGTAGAGTGTTTGTGGTTGGAGCGGGTACTAGTGGGAGACTAGGAATCGTGGATGCTGTTGAGCTTGGTCCTACTTTTTCCATTGAACAGGATAGATGGAATGGAATCCTTGCAGGGGGATATGATGCCATGTGGACTTCTTTAGAGGAGACGGAGGATGATGAACAGCTAATACAAGCCACATTGGAGAAAGCTGACTTTTCAGCGACTGATGTGATCATTGGTGTTACAGCAAGTGGTTCCACCCCGTTCGTTCTTTCAGCTATTCATTATGGAAAAGAAAGAAATGGATTGACAATAGGGATAAGTAATAATGAAAGTACGCAGCTTTCCTCTATCTGTGATTATGGAATTGAAGCAATAACAGGAGCAGAAGTTATCAGGGGATCTACGCGTTTGAAAGCAGGAACAGCCCAAAAAATGGTGTTAAATATGCTATCTACTGCCTCTATGGTGAAACTTGGGAAGGTTTATAGTAATGAAATGGTAGATATGAAGTTAATTAATAAAAAACTTGTACAACGAGCTGTACAAACATTGATAAATGCTACAAGTATTAGTGAGGCAGAAGCTATAAAAGTACTTAAAGAGAATAATCATGATTTGAAAGTATCTATTTTTCGCGTTCTAACGGGTGGGACAATAGAGGATGCGATTCAATCACTTCGTAAGGCAGATGGTCATATAAAGCGTGCGGTTCAACTGTATTTTCAAAAAAATGAGTAA
- the nagE gene encoding N-acetylglucosamine-specific PTS transporter subunit IIBC — MKSYLQKLGRALMLPVAVLPAAALLMGIGYAIDPSGWGEGSPIASFFIKAGSSILDNIAILFAVGVALGLSKDKDGASAISGLVSYLVVKTLLSPASVAMLQGINVEDVSLAFSKIENAFIGILAGAVAAALYNRFSKTQLPTAFAFFSGKRLVPILSAVSMLLISVILLFVWPAIFSGLVSFGEGISKLGAVGAGIYGFFNRLLIPTGLHHALNAVFWFDIAGINDINNFWSNNGVKGVTGMYQAGFFPVMMFGLPAAALAMYHTAKTKRKKQVASLMLAAGIAAFITGVTEPIEFAFMFAAPALYVVHALLTGISLFLAASFHWTAGFGFSGGLIDFVLSSRLPLANNPYMLIVQGLVFAVIYYTLFRFLITKFNFKTPGREDDEIVDESLDQVAVTTDNKFAVMASEIYAGLGGDDNVTSVDNCVTRLRIEVKDMDVVDQQKIKATGVPGINVIGKTSIQVIVGTQVQFVADEIEKIRKV, encoded by the coding sequence ATGAAATCGTACTTACAAAAGCTAGGGCGTGCATTGATGCTACCGGTAGCTGTTTTACCAGCTGCAGCATTACTGATGGGGATTGGCTATGCAATTGATCCAAGTGGATGGGGAGAAGGAAGTCCAATTGCTTCGTTTTTTATTAAAGCAGGGTCTTCAATATTAGACAATATAGCAATCTTATTTGCAGTAGGGGTCGCATTAGGCTTGTCAAAAGATAAAGACGGCGCTTCAGCGATTAGTGGATTGGTATCATATTTAGTTGTTAAAACATTATTATCTCCTGCTTCTGTTGCCATGTTGCAAGGAATTAACGTAGAAGATGTAAGTTTGGCGTTCTCTAAGATTGAGAATGCATTTATTGGTATTTTAGCAGGTGCTGTTGCAGCAGCACTATACAATCGTTTTAGTAAGACTCAGCTTCCAACGGCATTTGCTTTCTTTAGTGGGAAAAGGCTCGTACCAATTCTTAGTGCTGTTTCCATGCTCTTAATTTCTGTTATCTTATTGTTTGTTTGGCCGGCTATTTTCTCAGGACTTGTTAGCTTTGGCGAAGGAATCAGTAAACTAGGAGCAGTTGGTGCGGGAATATATGGTTTCTTTAACCGTTTGTTGATTCCAACCGGTTTGCACCATGCTCTAAATGCTGTATTCTGGTTTGATATTGCAGGGATAAACGATATCAATAATTTCTGGTCAAATAATGGGGTAAAAGGAGTAACTGGAATGTATCAGGCAGGCTTCTTCCCTGTGATGATGTTTGGTCTTCCAGCAGCAGCACTAGCGATGTATCATACAGCAAAAACAAAACGTAAAAAACAAGTGGCTTCCTTAATGCTTGCAGCAGGGATTGCAGCATTTATAACAGGGGTTACGGAACCAATTGAATTTGCCTTTATGTTTGCAGCGCCAGCCCTTTATGTTGTGCATGCATTATTAACCGGTATTTCCCTTTTCCTTGCAGCAAGTTTTCATTGGACGGCAGGCTTCGGATTTAGTGGTGGATTAATTGATTTTGTATTAAGTTCTCGTTTACCATTAGCAAATAATCCATATATGCTAATAGTTCAAGGGTTAGTATTTGCTGTCATATACTATACTTTATTCCGTTTCCTTATTACTAAATTTAATTTTAAAACACCTGGAAGAGAAGATGATGAAATCGTTGATGAATCATTAGATCAAGTTGCGGTTACAACGGATAATAAATTTGCAGTAATGGCCTCTGAAATTTATGCAGGTCTTGGCGGAGACGATAATGTTACATCTGTCGATAACTGTGTTACACGTTTACGAATTGAAGTAAAGGATATGGATGTGGTAGACCAACAAAAAATTAAAGCAACAGGCGTACCTGGAATTAATGTTATTGGCAAAACAAGCATCCAAGTAATTGTAGGAACTCAAGTTCAATTTGTTGCAGACGAAATTGAAAAGATTAGAAAGGTGTAA
- a CDS encoding LamB/YcsF family protein, producing the protein MSIDINCDLGESYGPYHIGNDEAIIPFVTSVNIACGFHAGDPTTMRNTVNLALENKVAIGAHPGFNDVLGFGRREIKIAANEVYDMVIYQIGALEAFVKAEGGILQHVKPHGALYNMAAKDSQLADMIAKAVYKVNPEYILFGLANSELIKAGKHYGLKTANEVFADRTYQSDGSLTSRTQEQAIIHCPKQAAEQILQMVKEKKVISVQGQEVPIKADTVCIHGDSNNSLAIVKEISSTLLQANINIQNFIPLLTSSKTPTSSLENRGS; encoded by the coding sequence ATGTCTATTGATATAAATTGTGATTTAGGAGAAAGTTATGGTCCCTATCATATAGGGAATGATGAGGCCATTATTCCCTTTGTAACAAGTGTTAATATTGCCTGTGGCTTTCATGCAGGCGATCCAACAACAATGAGAAACACGGTTAATCTAGCGCTCGAAAATAAAGTGGCTATTGGAGCACATCCAGGATTTAATGATGTACTTGGTTTCGGTAGAAGAGAAATAAAAATAGCTGCTAATGAAGTATACGATATGGTTATTTATCAAATTGGAGCCTTAGAAGCATTTGTAAAGGCGGAGGGGGGAATCTTACAGCATGTTAAGCCCCATGGTGCATTATATAATATGGCGGCAAAAGATAGCCAATTAGCAGATATGATTGCTAAAGCTGTTTATAAAGTAAATCCAGAGTATATTCTTTTTGGTTTAGCAAACAGTGAATTGATTAAAGCTGGTAAACATTATGGTTTAAAAACCGCTAATGAGGTATTTGCAGATCGCACCTATCAATCAGACGGTAGCTTAACATCACGCACACAGGAGCAAGCGATTATCCATTGTCCAAAACAAGCAGCCGAGCAGATACTCCAAATGGTTAAAGAGAAAAAGGTTATCTCTGTCCAAGGACAAGAAGTACCGATTAAAGCAGATACAGTATGTATCCATGGAGATTCAAATAATAGTTTAGCCATCGTTAAGGAAATTTCATCCACGTTATTACAAGCCAATATAAATATCCAAAATTTTATCCCACTCTTAACGAGCAGTAAAACCCCCACCTCAAGCTTGGAAAATCGAGGAAGCTAA
- a CDS encoding RNA polymerase sigma factor, which yields MGSIEELYQKYHQELNHFLIYLGVKKGEAEDLVQEVFIRVLKTKCLFKGESSERTWLYTIAKNIAIDHFRKQKNSYSFNSEIPIHIKDEQALPDEVAMQKEQLDWIHQILRCCTADQKKVIYCRYLKEMSIDETAMNLGWSESKVKTTQHRALKLLKRSLVSS from the coding sequence ATGGGTTCGATTGAAGAGCTCTATCAAAAATATCATCAAGAGTTAAATCATTTTCTAATATATTTAGGAGTGAAGAAGGGGGAAGCAGAAGATTTAGTTCAAGAGGTCTTTATTAGAGTTCTAAAAACTAAGTGCCTTTTTAAGGGAGAGAGCAGTGAAAGAACTTGGTTATATACAATTGCTAAAAATATTGCTATTGATCATTTTCGAAAGCAAAAGAATTCGTATTCATTCAATAGTGAAATTCCGATTCATATAAAGGATGAACAGGCACTTCCTGACGAAGTTGCAATGCAGAAAGAACAGCTGGATTGGATTCATCAAATATTACGATGCTGTACAGCAGATCAGAAAAAAGTCATTTACTGCAGATACTTGAAAGAAATGTCTATTGATGAGACAGCGATGAATTTAGGATGGTCTGAAAGCAAAGTGAAGACGACACAGCATCGGGCGTTAAAGTTATTAAAAAGAAGTCTAGTAAGTTCGTAA
- a CDS encoding peptide MFS transporter, giving the protein MSELNKQKIVDSVPQKGFFGHPKGLFTLFFTEFWERFSYYGMRAILVYYMYYEVSKGGLGISEGTAIAIVSIYGSLVYMSGIIGGWFADRILGTSKAVFYGGIFIMLGHIVLAIPGSISMFFVSMFLIVIGTGLLKPNVSSIVGEMYSEEDARRDAGFSIFYMGINLGGFLAPIIVGEIGMNYSFHLGFGLAAVGMLLGLIVFMMTKKKNLGLAGTVVPNPLSKEEKKKVYSSIGIAIVVLAIILAITIPLGFLTFESFITIVGILGFLIPAIYFTVMYRSPKTTRDERSRLIAYIPLFLAAVMFWAIQEQGSTILATYADKRTQLEFAGFHLSPTIFQSINPLFIIIFAPVFAWIWVKLGNRQPSVSKKFSIALLFAGLSFIIMMLPAYLGGENTLVSPLWLVLSYFLVVVGELCLSPVGLSATTKLAPKAFSAQTMSLWFLSSAAAQALNAQIAPLFTKISEVAYFGILGGVAILLSIILFLLSPMIQNKMKGIK; this is encoded by the coding sequence ATGTCAGAATTAAATAAACAGAAAATTGTGGACAGTGTTCCCCAAAAGGGATTCTTTGGGCACCCTAAAGGATTATTCACACTTTTCTTTACAGAATTTTGGGAGAGGTTTTCCTATTATGGAATGAGAGCCATCCTGGTTTACTATATGTACTACGAAGTATCTAAAGGCGGATTAGGTATCTCAGAAGGAACGGCAATTGCCATTGTATCTATCTACGGTTCGCTTGTTTATATGTCCGGTATCATCGGTGGATGGTTTGCGGATAGAATTTTGGGAACTTCGAAGGCCGTTTTCTATGGTGGTATATTCATTATGCTCGGGCATATTGTATTAGCCATCCCAGGTAGCATTTCCATGTTCTTTGTTTCCATGTTTTTAATTGTTATCGGAACAGGATTATTAAAACCGAATGTATCAAGTATTGTTGGTGAAATGTATAGTGAAGAGGATGCTCGTCGTGACGCAGGTTTTAGTATCTTCTACATGGGTATCAACCTTGGTGGATTCTTAGCACCAATTATCGTCGGAGAAATTGGAATGAATTATAGCTTCCATCTTGGTTTCGGTCTTGCAGCAGTTGGTATGTTATTAGGACTAATTGTATTTATGATGACAAAGAAGAAAAATTTAGGACTTGCTGGTACGGTTGTGCCAAATCCATTATCTAAAGAAGAAAAGAAAAAAGTATATTCTTCCATAGGTATTGCTATCGTTGTCCTTGCCATTATTCTAGCAATTACTATACCTTTAGGATTTTTAACATTTGAATCATTTATTACAATTGTCGGAATTCTCGGTTTCTTAATTCCAGCTATTTATTTCACTGTTATGTACCGCAGTCCAAAAACAACTCGTGATGAGCGTTCTAGATTGATTGCGTATATTCCATTATTCTTAGCTGCAGTTATGTTTTGGGCTATTCAAGAACAAGGTTCAACTATTCTAGCTACCTATGCTGATAAACGAACTCAATTAGAGTTTGCTGGATTCCATCTTTCACCAACAATTTTCCAATCCATCAATCCGTTGTTCATCATTATTTTTGCACCAGTATTTGCATGGATTTGGGTGAAACTAGGTAATCGTCAGCCTTCTGTTTCTAAGAAATTTTCGATTGCTTTATTATTTGCCGGTTTATCCTTTATTATTATGATGTTACCTGCTTATTTAGGCGGAGAAAATACATTAGTAAGTCCGTTATGGTTAGTATTGAGCTATTTCCTTGTCGTAGTTGGGGAGCTATGTTTATCTCCAGTCGGCCTATCTGCAACAACAAAACTTGCACCTAAAGCCTTTTCGGCACAGACGATGAGTCTTTGGTTTTTATCAAGTGCCGCTGCTCAAGCACTAAATGCACAAATTGCTCCATTATTTACAAAAATATCTGAGGTTGCCTACTTCGGTATTTTAGGTGGAGTAGCTATTCTCTTAAGTATTATCCTTTTCTTGTTATCACCAATGATTCAAAACAAGATGAAGGGGATTAAATAA
- the rpe gene encoding ribulose-phosphate 3-epimerase → MIKVAPSILSADFAKLGDEVKDVELGGADYIHVDVMDGHFVPNITIGPLIVEAIRPVTTLPLDVHLMIENPDAYIPQFAKAGADIITVHVEACRHLHRTIQLIKEHGVKPGVVLNPSTPVEMIKHIIEDIEMVLLMTVNPGFGGQAFIPNVLPKIREVRQLADQLNPTLEIEVDGGINAETAVLVKEAGANVLVAGSFIYNNSNREEAIKAVRG, encoded by the coding sequence ATGATTAAAGTTGCACCCTCCATTCTCTCCGCTGATTTTGCTAAGCTTGGGGATGAAGTGAAAGATGTAGAATTAGGTGGCGCAGATTACATCCACGTTGATGTAATGGATGGTCATTTTGTACCAAATATAACTATCGGCCCGCTTATTGTTGAAGCAATCCGTCCAGTTACAACATTACCTTTAGATGTTCATTTGATGATTGAAAATCCAGATGCTTACATTCCACAATTTGCTAAGGCTGGTGCGGATATCATTACCGTACATGTGGAAGCATGTCGCCACTTACACCGTACGATTCAATTAATTAAAGAACATGGGGTAAAACCTGGGGTGGTATTAAATCCAAGTACTCCGGTTGAAATGATTAAGCATATTATCGAAGATATTGAGATGGTTCTATTGATGACCGTTAATCCTGGATTTGGTGGACAAGCTTTCATCCCTAATGTACTTCCAAAAATAAGAGAAGTTCGTCAATTAGCAGATCAATTAAATCCAACACTTGAGATTGAAGTAGATGGTGGCATTAATGCCGAAACTGCAGTATTAGTAAAAGAGGCAGGAGCAAATGTGCTAGTTGCCGGGTCATTTATTTATAATAATTCCAATCGCGAAGAGGCCATTAAAGCGGTACGAGGATAA
- the pepT gene encoding peptidase T, protein MKENMINRFVSYAVVDTQSNENNLECPSTPGQLILANLLVEELKEIGMEEVSIDEYGYVMATLPANTDKKVPTVGFLAHLDTATDFTGKNVRPQKVENYDGQDIVLNESLHIVLSPKDFPELKNYVGHTLLTTDGTTLLGADNKAGIAEIVTALIYLKENPDIKHGKIRVAFTPDEEIGRGPHKFNVEAFNADFAYTVDGGPLGELQYESFNAAGAKITISGTNVHPGTAKGKMVNSIKIAMELQSRLPASESPEFTEGYEGFYHLLSFEGDVEETKLSYIIRDFDRASFEERKSILQTIVVELNEKYGTDTVKLDLNDQYYNMREKIEAVKEIVDVAYHAMENLGITPIVQPIRGGTDGSQLSYMGLPTPNIFTGGENFHGKYEYISVDNMVKATNVIVEIVRLFEERGE, encoded by the coding sequence GTGAAAGAAAATATGATAAATCGTTTTGTGTCGTATGCTGTTGTCGATACACAATCAAATGAAAATAACTTAGAATGCCCGTCTACTCCAGGACAGTTAATATTAGCCAATTTATTAGTGGAAGAACTAAAAGAAATTGGGATGGAAGAAGTTTCTATTGATGAATATGGTTACGTAATGGCCACTTTGCCGGCAAATACAGATAAAAAGGTGCCAACAGTCGGCTTTCTTGCGCATTTAGATACTGCTACTGATTTTACAGGCAAAAATGTACGTCCGCAAAAGGTAGAAAACTATGATGGACAGGATATTGTATTAAACGAATCGTTACATATCGTATTATCTCCTAAGGATTTTCCCGAATTAAAGAATTATGTAGGGCATACTTTGCTAACTACCGATGGTACAACCTTACTTGGGGCAGACAACAAAGCAGGTATTGCTGAAATTGTCACTGCTCTTATTTACCTAAAAGAAAATCCAGACATTAAACATGGAAAAATTAGAGTGGCCTTTACTCCTGATGAGGAAATCGGCAGAGGACCTCATAAATTTAATGTAGAAGCCTTTAATGCTGATTTTGCTTACACTGTTGATGGTGGGCCATTAGGTGAACTACAATATGAAAGCTTCAACGCTGCTGGAGCAAAAATTACGATAAGTGGAACAAATGTACATCCAGGTACGGCAAAAGGAAAAATGGTCAATAGTATCAAAATTGCGATGGAACTACAAAGCCGCTTACCTGCAAGTGAGTCACCTGAATTTACAGAAGGCTACGAGGGATTTTATCATCTACTTTCCTTTGAAGGGGATGTAGAAGAAACAAAACTATCTTATATTATCCGTGATTTTGATCGTGCTTCTTTTGAAGAAAGAAAAAGTATTCTTCAAACAATTGTAGTAGAGTTAAATGAGAAGTATGGTACCGACACAGTGAAGCTCGACTTAAACGACCAATACTACAATATGCGTGAAAAAATTGAAGCAGTAAAAGAAATCGTGGACGTTGCATATCACGCAATGGAAAATCTCGGTATTACACCAATTGTCCAACCAATTCGTGGTGGTACAGACGGATCTCAGCTTTCCTATATGGGACTGCCAACTCCAAATATCTTTACTGGTGGAGAAAATTTCCACGGTAAGTATGAGTACATTTCTGTGGATAACATGGTAAAAGCAACAAATGTAATCGTAGAAATTGTTCGCTTGTTTGAAGAGCGCGGGGAATAA
- a CDS encoding bifunctional aldolase/short-chain dehydrogenase encodes MVQNLWNNEKASQLKKGLDELVYRSNLIGTDRAVCNWGGGNTSMKTIEKDFRGRDIEVMWVKGSGSDLATMKAYNFTGLKLEDIKPLIEREEMFDEEMVAYLSHCMIDSNHPRASIETLLHAFLPYKHVDHTHPDAIISICCADNGKQLAEEIYGNRFVWVPYIRPGFTLSKMIAEGVQNNPNAELVLMEKHGLVVWGETAQESYDKTIAIINEAENYIHNKIEEEKVFGGAKYPALKEEEAEEILSQVMPVIRGAVSGEKQMLLTYDREEDVLQFVNSKDAQSLSQIGAACPDHLVHTKRQPLYIEWDPVTKDIASLKEKIKLGIENFKKEYTAYFERNKEDGDQISETAPRIILIPGIGMVNTGKTLAMAKVSGALYHRAISVMKGATTLGNFVSLNENESFKIEYWPLELYKLSLAPTEAEFSRKVAFVTGGAGGIGSETCRLFAEQGAHVVIADLNIEGAEKVALEINEKYGSNRALAVKMDVTKEEAVKEAYKKTALTFGGVDIIVNNAGLATSSPFDETSLQEWNLNLNVLGTGYFLVAREAFKQMKEQGLGGSMVFIGSKNSVYAGKNVTAYSSVKAMEAHLARCIAAEGGEFGIRVNTVLPDAVLQGSAIWGSKWREERAANYGIEPDQLEEHYRKRTTLLVNIFPKDIAEAICYFSSSKAEKTTGCMLTVDGGVPAAFTR; translated from the coding sequence ATGGTACAGAATTTATGGAATAATGAAAAGGCTTCACAATTAAAGAAAGGTTTAGATGAATTGGTTTATCGATCCAATTTAATCGGTACAGATCGAGCTGTATGTAATTGGGGTGGCGGAAATACGTCCATGAAAACAATCGAAAAAGACTTCCGCGGACGAGATATAGAAGTAATGTGGGTGAAAGGAAGCGGTTCAGACTTAGCAACAATGAAAGCGTATAATTTTACTGGTCTTAAGCTAGAAGATATTAAACCATTGATTGAAAGAGAGGAAATGTTTGATGAGGAAATGGTTGCCTATCTCTCTCATTGTATGATTGATAGTAACCACCCTAGAGCGTCTATCGAAACTTTATTACACGCATTTTTACCATATAAACATGTCGATCATACTCATCCAGATGCCATTATTAGCATTTGTTGTGCAGATAATGGGAAACAACTTGCCGAAGAAATCTATGGTAATCGTTTTGTTTGGGTTCCTTATATTAGACCAGGCTTTACTTTATCGAAAATGATCGCAGAAGGTGTACAGAATAATCCAAATGCAGAATTAGTATTGATGGAAAAGCATGGACTTGTCGTTTGGGGAGAAACTGCACAAGAAAGCTATGACAAAACAATCGCAATCATTAATGAAGCGGAAAACTATATTCATAATAAAATAGAAGAAGAGAAGGTTTTTGGCGGGGCAAAATATCCTGCTTTAAAAGAAGAAGAGGCTGAAGAGATTTTAAGTCAAGTGATGCCAGTAATCCGGGGAGCGGTTAGTGGAGAAAAACAAATGCTGCTAACTTACGATCGAGAAGAAGATGTACTTCAATTTGTAAATAGTAAAGATGCTCAGAGCTTATCACAAATAGGTGCAGCGTGCCCAGATCATCTTGTACATACGAAAAGGCAACCTTTATATATTGAATGGGATCCGGTAACAAAAGATATTGCTAGTTTGAAAGAAAAGATAAAATTAGGTATAGAGAACTTTAAAAAGGAATATACAGCTTATTTTGAAAGAAATAAAGAGGATGGAGATCAGATTTCTGAAACGGCTCCGAGGATTATTTTAATACCTGGAATTGGTATGGTTAACACAGGGAAAACCCTTGCTATGGCTAAGGTGAGCGGTGCTTTATATCATCGCGCTATCTCTGTAATGAAGGGCGCTACAACACTAGGTAATTTCGTCTCTTTAAATGAAAATGAATCATTTAAAATAGAGTATTGGCCACTGGAATTATATAAATTATCTCTTGCTCCAACAGAAGCGGAATTCTCTCGTAAAGTTGCCTTTGTTACGGGAGGAGCTGGAGGTATTGGTAGTGAAACATGCCGACTATTTGCAGAGCAAGGTGCACATGTTGTTATTGCAGATTTAAATATAGAAGGTGCAGAAAAAGTAGCACTGGAAATAAATGAAAAGTATGGTTCCAATAGAGCACTAGCGGTGAAAATGGACGTAACGAAAGAAGAAGCTGTAAAAGAAGCTTATAAGAAAACTGCTCTTACTTTTGGAGGTGTAGATATCATTGTAAATAATGCAGGGCTCGCCACCTCTAGTCCATTTGATGAAACGTCTTTACAAGAATGGAATCTAAACTTAAACGTTCTTGGGACAGGATATTTTCTAGTTGCAAGAGAAGCATTCAAACAAATGAAAGAACAAGGATTAGGCGGAAGCATGGTATTCATTGGATCTAAAAACTCTGTATACGCAGGGAAAAATGTTACGGCTTATAGCTCTGTGAAAGCAATGGAAGCACATCTTGCAAGATGTATTGCTGCAGAAGGTGGAGAATTTGGCATTCGTGTTAATACTGTACTACCAGATGCTGTGTTACAAGGATCGGCAATCTGGGGATCAAAGTGGCGTGAAGAGCGAGCAGCTAATTATGGAATAGAACCAGATCAATTAGAAGAACACTATCGAAAACGTACTACTTTATTAGTAAATATTTTTCCTAAGGATATTGCCGAAGCGATTTGCTATTTCTCTTCTTCGAAAGCAGAGAAAACAACAGGATGCATGCTGACAGTTGATGGAGGAGTTCCTGCTGCCTTCACTAGATAA
- a CDS encoding AraC family transcriptional regulator → MDKNLLKQLMELTEEEKSIVQQKQGVIKDIYTSQSNFIIESEKFLRKDKMITVRKHTRFIDFPKHKHNYIEINYVVNGGLKQKVGNDQISLKKGELLFLNQHMEHEIQACDREDIVVNFIIQPPFFQFIFQYLHEENKLTDFLINSLFNHTESGQYLYYKVSDVTEIQDIIGKLLKEEANNSLLSESTMKLYMGLLIIELIKNTDKIQQNEGVLQNQYLVIEALTYIEENYKNGTLNELAEQLHQSVSSLSKNIKKATGYTFKELLQEKRLSKSKNLLETTDLSIKWIIEEVGYDNISYFYRIFKEKYGMTPKAFRSKRLGQKYSN, encoded by the coding sequence TTGGATAAAAATTTATTAAAACAATTAATGGAGTTAACAGAAGAAGAAAAAAGCATTGTCCAGCAAAAGCAAGGTGTAATAAAAGATATCTATACTAGTCAAAGTAATTTTATTATAGAAAGTGAAAAATTTTTGCGTAAAGATAAAATGATAACGGTGAGAAAGCACACTCGCTTTATTGACTTTCCGAAACATAAACATAATTATATTGAGATTAATTATGTAGTGAATGGGGGATTGAAGCAAAAGGTTGGCAATGACCAGATTTCGTTAAAAAAAGGGGAACTTTTATTTTTAAATCAGCATATGGAGCATGAAATTCAGGCATGTGATAGGGAAGATATCGTAGTTAATTTCATCATTCAGCCACCTTTTTTTCAATTTATTTTTCAATATTTACATGAAGAAAATAAACTAACAGATTTTCTAATTAATAGTTTGTTTAACCATACGGAAAGTGGCCAATATTTATATTATAAGGTCTCTGATGTGACAGAAATTCAGGACATAATCGGGAAATTATTAAAGGAAGAAGCAAATAACTCTCTTTTATCAGAATCGACGATGAAGTTGTATATGGGGTTATTGATTATCGAACTAATAAAAAATACAGATAAAATTCAACAAAATGAAGGTGTATTGCAAAATCAGTATCTCGTTATCGAGGCTTTGACCTATATTGAAGAGAATTATAAAAATGGAACGCTAAATGAATTAGCCGAGCAGCTCCATCAATCCGTATCCTCTTTGAGCAAAAATATTAAGAAAGCAACAGGCTATACTTTTAAGGAATTGCTTCAAGAGAAGCGGCTAAGTAAGTCAAAAAACTTATTGGAAACCACAGATCTTTCGATTAAGTGGATTATTGAAGAAGTAGGATATGATAATATTAGCTATTTTTATCGGATATTTAAAGAAAAATATGGAATGACACCGAAAGCATTTCGGTCGAAGAGGCTGGGACAAAAGTATTCCAACTAA